The Candidatus Deferrimicrobiaceae bacterium nucleotide sequence CGATCATCTCGTCCGGCTTCTGGTGGGGCAGGAGAATGATCTTGCTTGCCCGCCGGTAATACAGCTCGCGGTTCAGGTCCGCGATCGCCTTGTAGTTCGTGGGGAGGGCTTCCTCTTGGTAAAGGAGGTTGTTCTTGGTCACCTCGATCTCGATGCCGGTTTCGGGGGGAGGGATATCCTCGATCGAGGAGAGGATCTTCCAGACCACCTGGCTGAGAGCGGGGTGGCCGGGGGGATAGAAACCGAAGGCCTTTATCCCTTTCGCAAGTTCGTTTACTGCCAATAGGACTTTTTGCCGCGTTGCTTCCAGTGTTGGATCCGGCTTCCGTTCCATTACAGGAAATGTAGTTTTATTTATTTGAAAAATCAACTAATTGTATAATCTAATGGTCATAATGCCCCAAGTCAATCGTTTTCCCGGCCGGGTGATCTGGAGGACCGTCGCCTCCGGGTTCGGGGTGGGGTACATCCCGGCTTTCCCGGGAACGCTGGGGTCCCTTCTCGCCCTTCCCCTCTGGTACTGGGGGGGAGGGAAAGGGGCGGTTCACTTCGGGGCGCTGGCCGCGGTGCTGATCCTCGCTCTCCCCGCTACGATGGTGGAAATCCGGGCAACGGGGCAGAAAGATCCCCCCTCCGTGGTGATCGACGAGGTCGCGGGGATGCTGCTGGCGGCGACGGGCCTCCCGTGGGGGTGGAAATCCGTCGTCCCCCTGTTTCTTCTCTTTCGACTCTTCGATATCGTGAAACTGGGCCCGGCGGAATGGCTTGACTCCCGCGACGGGGCGATATACGTCGTGGCGGATGATCTCGTGGCGGCCATATACGCCAATCTGGCATACCGGGGGCTCATGTGGGTGATCGGGTGACCCGGGATTTCGCCGCCCGGGCCGGCGAAGCGCTCCTCTCCACCGGCCGCACCGTGGCAGTAGCCGAATCGTGCACCGGGGGCGGGGTTTGCGAGGCGTTGACCTCCGTCCCGGGGAGTTCCGCGTACTTCCTCGGGGGGGTCGTGGCGTACGGAAACGAATCGAAAACGAGAGACCTCGGGGTGCCGTCCGGTCTCATCGAATCCGTGGGGGCGGTGAGCCGGGAGGTCGCGGAGGAGATGGCGGCCGGCGCCATGAGACGCTTCGGGGCGCATATCGGCATCGGGACAACCGGGATCGCCGGCCCCGGGGGCGGGACCCCGGAAAAGCCGGTGGGGACCGTGTATGTTGCGATCGCCTCGGAGAAGGTCCGGCTTTCGTACCCCCTTCGATTCCCGGGCGACCGCGAAGCCGTCCGCGGGGCGACGGTGCTCCGGGTTCTCGAGACGCTCGTCTCCTTCCTGTCGGGGGGGGAGGGAAAAAGCCCGTGAGATTGTTCATCGGGATCGGGCTCGCCGAGGAATGTTGCCGGAGGATTGCCGCGGCAATCTCCCCTCTCCGGGCAAAGGGGCTTCCCGTTTCCTGGGTCGCCGAGCGCAACCTCCACCTGACGCTGAAGTTTCTCGGGGAGATTCCGCCCGGCGAGGTCGACGGACTTGCCGGATTCATGGCGGAAGCGGCCCGGGACATCCCCCCCTTCGAGTTCCGCGTCGAGGAGGGGGGCGGGTTCCCGTCGCTCACGGCGCCACGAATTTTGTGGATCGGGATCCGCGAACCGCTTGAATTGGTCGGAAAGTTGCACCAGAATATGGAGAACACGCTTTCCGCAGCGGGTTTTCCGCACGAGGGAAGGCCGTTCCACCCGCACGTGACGGTCGGCCGCATCAAGGGAAGGGTAGCGCCGGGATGGGGCGGAACATTCGCCTCCGCGGTTTCCGGAACGACGTTCGGCATCGTTTTCGCAGCGTCGTACCGGCTCTACGAAAGTCGGCTCTCTCCGTCCGGGGCGAACTACACGGTCCTGCGCGAGGTCCCCTTCGGGGGAGGGCCGGAACGAAGCGCAGAGAGAGGAGCAGGAGGATGAGCCAGGACGCGAACCGGCGCAAGGCGCTCGACATGGCCCTCGCGGCGATCGAGAAGAACTACGGAAAAGGCGCGATCATGCGCCTCGGAAGCGATGTCCAGGTCAAGGACGTCCCGGTGATCTCGACGGGGGCGCTCTCGCTGGATATCGCCCTGGGGATCGGCGGCATCCCGAGGGGGCGGGTGTCCGAGATCTTCGGCCCCGAATCCTCCGGGAAAACGACGCTGGCCCTGCATATCATCGCGGAGGCGCAGAAACTGGGCGGGATCGCGGGGTTCATCGACGCCGAGCACGCCTTGGATCTCAACTACGCCCGGAAACTCGGATTAAACACCGACGATCTCCTCGTCTCGCAGCCGGACACCGGGGAGCAGGCGCTCGAAATCGCCGAGATGCTCGTGCGCAGCGGCGCCCTGGACATCCTCGTCATCGACTCCGTGGCCGCGTTGGTCCCGAAGGCGGAGATCGAGGGGGAGATGGGCGACTCCCATATGGGGCTCCAGGCGAGACTCATGTCCCAGGCCCTCCGGAAACTGACCGGGACGATCAGCAAGTCCCAGACGGCGGTCATCTTCATCAACCAGATCCGCATGAAGATCGGGGTGATGTTCGGCAACCCCGAGACGACCACCGGCGGCAACGCCCTGAAGTTCTACGCGACGGTCCGGATGGACATCCGGCGCATCGCGCAGATCAAGAAGGACGACGGGGTCGTCGGCGCGCGGACCCGCGTGAAAGTGGTCAAGAACAAGCTGGCCCCTCCCTTCCGGGAAGCGGAGTTCGACATCGTCTACGGGGAGGGGATCTCCCGCGAGGGAGACATCCTGGATCTCGGCGCCGGCCTGGGGGTCGTGGAGAAAAGCGGCTCGTGGTACTCCGTGGACGGCGAGAGGATCGGGCAGGGCAGGGAAAACGCGCGGGTCTTCCTCAAGGATCACCCGGACGTCACGGAGGGCCTGCGCAGGAGGATCCTCGAAAAAGCCGGCGTGGTGGAAGCCCCCAAAACCGCGCAAGAAGGGAAGGCGTAATTGGAACTCGATGAGATTCTCAAGGCCGGGGTCAAGAACGCGGCATCCGACATCCACCTGAAGGTGGGACTCCCTCCCATCCTGCGGATCAACGGAAAGCTCGTGCCTCTCAAGGTGCCGCAGCCTCTCCGCCCCGAGGATGTGGAGGCGATCTGCGGCAAGGTTCTCATCACCGAGGACCAGCAGCAGAGGTTCGAAAAAAACCACGAGGTCGATTGCTCCTACAGCGTGCCGGGGTTGGGTCGGTTTCGCATCAACGTGTTCCTGCAGCGCAGCACGGTGGGGGTCGCCATCCGGGTCATCCCGATCGGTCTCCTCTCGTTCGAGTCGCTTCATCTGCCGAAAGTGATCGAAAAGATAGCCTTGGAAACGAGGGGCCTCATTTTATGCACCGGGACCACGGGAAGCGGGAAGTCGACGACCCTGGCCGCGATCGTGGAATACATCAATCACCACCGAAGCTGCCATGTGATCATGATCGAGGACCCGATCGAATTCCTTCTCCGCGACAGGAAGAGCATCATCAACCAGCGGGAGATCGGGGTGGACACCACCAACTTCACCGTGGCTCTCAAGAGCGCTCTCCGCCAGGACCCGGACGTGATTCTCGTGGGCGAGATGCGCGACTTCGAGACGATCGAGACGGCGATCATGGCGGCCGAGACGGGGCACCTCGTGTTGTCGACGCTCCACACCCTCGACGCGGCGGAGACGATCAACCGGATCATCGGCGTTTTCCCGCCCTACCAGCACAAGCAGGTCAGGATCCAGCTGTCCTCGGTGCTGAAGGGGGTCATTTCCCAGCGTCTCGTGCCCCGCGCGGACGGCGCGGGTCGCGTCCCGGCGATCGAGGTGCTGATCAACACGACGCGCGTCCGGGAATACATCGAGGACAAGGACAAGACGCGCAAGATCCGGGATGCGATCGCCCAGGGGTACACCACCTACGGGATGCAGACATTCGACCAGTCCCTCATGTCGCTCTACAAGGAGAACCTGATCTCCCTCGAGGAGGCGCTCCGGCAGGCATCCAACCCCGACGACTTCGCCCTCCGCGTCCGCGGGATTTCCTCGACCTCCGATCTCACGTGGGAAGAGTTTGAAAAGGACGAGGCGCCCCCGAAGGCCTGAGGAAGGGGCGGGGCCCTCTGCGCCGAGGGATCCCCGGTCGACGGCCCTTCGCATGCTCTCCCGGCGGGCGTTGAGCGAGGGGGAGATCCGGTTCCGGCTTGCGGCCAAAGGGTTCTCGGAAACGCAGGCCGCGGCCGTTCTCGGCAGTCTCCGGGAGCTTGGTCTGGTGGATGACCGCGCCCTCTGCGCGCACCTGGCCCGCACCTACCGGGATGTCCGACGGTACGGCCCGCGCAGGATCGTCGGGGCGCTCCTTTCGCGGAAGTTCCCCCGGGACCTGGTCGACGAGGCGGTGCGTGCCGTGTCCCGTCCCGAGGAGGAGCTGGCTGCCGCAGCCGCAGCGCTCGGGAAAAAGTACCGCGACGGGATCCCCGAGGGAAGGGAGGGGGCCGTCAAGGCGTTCCGGTTCCTTTCCCAGCGGGGATTTTCCCCGGAGACGAGCCGGGAGGCGATCCGGAGGCTGTCGGCCGACATCGAAGAAGGAGAAGGGTGAATTCCCATGACCGGAGCAGAAATTCGCGCCGCATTTCTTTCCTATTTCGAGAGGCACGGACACAAGGTGCTGCCCGGATCCTCCCTCGTTCCGGGGGACGACCCGAGCCTGCTGTTCACCAATGCCGGCATGGTGCAGTTCAAGGAATATTTCCTGGGGCTCGCGTCCGCCGACTGGAAGCGCGCCGCCACCGCGCAGCGGTGTCTCCGCGTGAGCGGCAAGCACAACGACCTGGAGAACGTCGGGTACACGGCACGTCACCACACCCTCTTCGAGATGCTGGGGAACTTCTCCTTCGGCGACTATTTCAAGAAAGAGGCGATCTTCTTCGGGTGGGATTTCCTGACGCGCGAGATGGGACTGGACGGCGAACGGATGACGGTTTCCGTGTTCCGGGATGACGACGAAGCGTACGACATCTGGCACCGGACGATGGGGCTGCCGGCTTCCCGGATCGTGCGGTTCGACGAGAAGGACAACTTCTGGGCGATGGGGCCGACGGGACCGTGCGGCCCATGCTCCGAGATCATCTACGACCAGGGGGAGGCGACGGGGTGCGGGCGGCCCTCGTGCGCCGTCGGGTGCGATTGCGACCGGTTCCTCGAAATATGGAACCTGGTGTTCATGCAGTTCAACCAGGACGGGGGCGGGGCGAGGACCCCTCTGCCGAAGCCGAGCATCGACACGGGGATGGGGCTGGAACGGCTGGCGGCCGTGGTCCAAGGGGTCAAGAGCAATTACGACTCCGATCTGTTCCGGGGCATCATCGCGGAGATCGGAAGATTGAGCGGCGTGGCATACGGCAGATCCCCCCTCCAGGACGCCGCCACCCGCGTGATCGCCGACCATGCCCGCGCGACGGCGTTCCTGATCGCCGACGGGATTCTCCCCGCCAATGAGGGGAGGGGGTACGTGCTGCGCAGGATCATGCGGCGGGCCTTGCGCCACGGGAAGAAGCTCGGGCTGGACCGGCCGTTTCTCCACCAAGTGGCGGCCGCCGTGGTTCGGGAGTTCTCGCCCGCCTATCCGGAGCTTGCGCGAAGCGCCTCCTACATCGACACGGTCGCCCTCCACGAGGAAATGCGTTTTCTCGAGACGCTGGACGCGGGTCTCCGGATGGTGGAAGAGGAATTCGAGCGCATCGGGAAGTCGGGCGTCAGCGTCTTCGCGGGGTCCGTCGCCTTCAAACTTTACGATACGTTCGGATTCCCGGTGGACCTTACCGCGGATCTGTGCCGGGAGCGCGGGGTGGCGCTCGACACCGAGGGGTTCGAGGCCGAGATGGAGAGGCAGCGCGCGCAGTCCCGCGAGGCGTGGAAGGGTGGCGATGTGGGCGTCTCCGATGCGGCAGCCGCGGAGCTCGCCAAGGACGGGGTCTCCGTCGATTTCGTCGGGTACGATCGTCTCGAGGCGGCGGGGAGGGTGGTCGCCCTCTTTCGGGACGGGAAGCGGGTCATGTCGGCGACGGAAGGGGAGGAGATCGATTTCGTGACGGATGTCACCCCCTTCTACGGCGAGGCCGGGGGTCAGGTGGGCGACCACGGCGAGGGGACGGGAAGCGGGTTTCGTCTCGGGGTCACGGACTCCCGGCGGCCCGCTGCGGACCTGGTCATCCACCGGGCGAAGGTGGACGAGGGGAAAGTGGGGGAGGGAATGACGGTGGATCTCCGGGTGGACGCCTCTCTCAGGCGGCAAACCCAGGCGAACCATACCGCCACCCACCTTCTGCAGGCTGCGCTGCGCAAGACCCTGGGCCCGCACGTCAAGCAGGCGGGCTCCTACGTCGGCCCCGACAAGCTCCGGTTCGATTTCACCCACTTCGAGGCGGTCCCGGAGGATGCCCTCCGGGCGGTGGAGGACTTCGTCAACGATGCCGTATTCTCCGACCGGCCGGTCTCCTGGGAGCATCTCCCGTACGAGGAGGCGATCGAGCGGGGGGCGATGGCGTTTTTCGGGGACAAGTACGCCGACGTGGTCCGGATGGTGACCGTTCCCGGCGTGAGCCGCGAGCTGTGCGGGGGGACCCACGTCCGGCGGACCGGCGAAATCGCCCTGTTCCGGTTCGTCTCGGAGAGTGCGCTGGCCGCCGGGGTCCGTCGCATCGAGGCGGTGACCGGCCCGGAGGCCTTCCGCCACCTCCGGGAGGACGCCGACCGGCTTCACCGGATCGCCCTCGACCTCAAGGTTTCGCCCGCCGACGCCGCCTCCCGAGTCGGCAAGCTCCAGGCCCAGGTCAGGGCGCTGGAAAAAGACGTCCGGGAGGCGAAGCGCCGGGCGGCGCGGGACCTCGTGGGAGACGTGCTCGCGAAGGCCCGTGAGGTGAAGGGGGTCCGCGTGGTGGAAGCCGAGCTGGAGCCGATGGACCCCGCCGCGCTTCGCGAACTGGCCGACGCGGTGAAGGGGAGGCTCAAAAGCGGCCTCCTGCTCCTGGGAACCGTGGAGGAGGGCCGCTGCCACC carries:
- the recA gene encoding recombinase RecA, whose translation is MSQDANRRKALDMALAAIEKNYGKGAIMRLGSDVQVKDVPVISTGALSLDIALGIGGIPRGRVSEIFGPESSGKTTLALHIIAEAQKLGGIAGFIDAEHALDLNYARKLGLNTDDLLVSQPDTGEQALEIAEMLVRSGALDILVIDSVAALVPKAEIEGEMGDSHMGLQARLMSQALRKLTGTISKSQTAVIFINQIRMKIGVMFGNPETTTGGNALKFYATVRMDIRRIAQIKKDDGVVGARTRVKVVKNKLAPPFREAEFDIVYGEGISREGDILDLGAGLGVVEKSGSWYSVDGERIGQGRENARVFLKDHPDVTEGLRRRILEKAGVVEAPKTAQEGKA
- the alaS gene encoding alanine--tRNA ligase; its protein translation is MTGAEIRAAFLSYFERHGHKVLPGSSLVPGDDPSLLFTNAGMVQFKEYFLGLASADWKRAATAQRCLRVSGKHNDLENVGYTARHHTLFEMLGNFSFGDYFKKEAIFFGWDFLTREMGLDGERMTVSVFRDDDEAYDIWHRTMGLPASRIVRFDEKDNFWAMGPTGPCGPCSEIIYDQGEATGCGRPSCAVGCDCDRFLEIWNLVFMQFNQDGGGARTPLPKPSIDTGMGLERLAAVVQGVKSNYDSDLFRGIIAEIGRLSGVAYGRSPLQDAATRVIADHARATAFLIADGILPANEGRGYVLRRIMRRALRHGKKLGLDRPFLHQVAAAVVREFSPAYPELARSASYIDTVALHEEMRFLETLDAGLRMVEEEFERIGKSGVSVFAGSVAFKLYDTFGFPVDLTADLCRERGVALDTEGFEAEMERQRAQSREAWKGGDVGVSDAAAAELAKDGVSVDFVGYDRLEAAGRVVALFRDGKRVMSATEGEEIDFVTDVTPFYGEAGGQVGDHGEGTGSGFRLGVTDSRRPAADLVIHRAKVDEGKVGEGMTVDLRVDASLRRQTQANHTATHLLQAALRKTLGPHVKQAGSYVGPDKLRFDFTHFEAVPEDALRAVEDFVNDAVFSDRPVSWEHLPYEEAIERGAMAFFGDKYADVVRMVTVPGVSRELCGGTHVRRTGEIALFRFVSESALAAGVRRIEAVTGPEAFRHLREDADRLHRIALDLKVSPADAASRVGKLQAQVRALEKDVREAKRRAARDLVGDVLAKAREVKGVRVVEAELEPMDPAALRELADAVKGRLKSGLLLLGTVEEGRCHLVAGVTPDLAEAYSATDIVKNAARFVGGGGGGRRDMAQAGGSKTEGFASAVSSLSAWLADRIP
- a CDS encoding phosphatidylglycerophosphatase A — its product is MIWRTVASGFGVGYIPAFPGTLGSLLALPLWYWGGGKGAVHFGALAAVLILALPATMVEIRATGQKDPPSVVIDEVAGMLLAATGLPWGWKSVVPLFLLFRLFDIVKLGPAEWLDSRDGAIYVVADDLVAAIYANLAYRGLMWVIG
- the thpR gene encoding RNA 2',3'-cyclic phosphodiesterase; translation: MRLFIGIGLAEECCRRIAAAISPLRAKGLPVSWVAERNLHLTLKFLGEIPPGEVDGLAGFMAEAARDIPPFEFRVEEGGGFPSLTAPRILWIGIREPLELVGKLHQNMENTLSAAGFPHEGRPFHPHVTVGRIKGRVAPGWGGTFASAVSGTTFGIVFAASYRLYESRLSPSGANYTVLREVPFGGGPERSAERGAGG
- a CDS encoding CinA family protein yields the protein MGDRVTRDFAARAGEALLSTGRTVAVAESCTGGGVCEALTSVPGSSAYFLGGVVAYGNESKTRDLGVPSGLIESVGAVSREVAEEMAAGAMRRFGAHIGIGTTGIAGPGGGTPEKPVGTVYVAIASEKVRLSYPLRFPGDREAVRGATVLRVLETLVSFLSGGEGKSP
- a CDS encoding type IV pilus twitching motility protein PilT: MELDEILKAGVKNAASDIHLKVGLPPILRINGKLVPLKVPQPLRPEDVEAICGKVLITEDQQQRFEKNHEVDCSYSVPGLGRFRINVFLQRSTVGVAIRVIPIGLLSFESLHLPKVIEKIALETRGLILCTGTTGSGKSTTLAAIVEYINHHRSCHVIMIEDPIEFLLRDRKSIINQREIGVDTTNFTVALKSALRQDPDVILVGEMRDFETIETAIMAAETGHLVLSTLHTLDAAETINRIIGVFPPYQHKQVRIQLSSVLKGVISQRLVPRADGAGRVPAIEVLINTTRVREYIEDKDKTRKIRDAIAQGYTTYGMQTFDQSLMSLYKENLISLEEALRQASNPDDFALRVRGISSTSDLTWEEFEKDEAPPKA
- a CDS encoding RecX family transcriptional regulator, with the translated sequence MLSRRALSEGEIRFRLAAKGFSETQAAAVLGSLRELGLVDDRALCAHLARTYRDVRRYGPRRIVGALLSRKFPRDLVDEAVRAVSRPEEELAAAAAALGKKYRDGIPEGREGAVKAFRFLSQRGFSPETSREAIRRLSADIEEGEG